TTTTTATGTTTTTGATTTTAACCTGTTAATCATCGCTCATTACTCTTACTACGGGTTCTTTGAATTCTTTGTGATGGAAAAATACCAAACGAATTTTTCCTATCCACTGTTATCTAACTTAACTTGAATTTAAATTTCAATCTAAAGTTGGGTGAATATATTTACTTATATCAGTAGTTATCTAGAATCTACCTATTATTTCTTTCTGTCATCTCTTTTAAAGCTAACATTCTATCTTCAGTCAACATCTCTGGACGATACTTCCAATCCCAGTTACCTCCTAATACTCCAGGAGTATTAAAACGGGCTTCACTGCCTAATTCTAATACATCCTGTAAAGTTACTAAAGAGATTACCGCTCTAGATGACCAAGCTAATTCTATTAAATCCCATACGATAGAGTCATGTCTGTAGTCAAGATGCTTATCTAAGTAATCCTCTAACATCTTTCTATCAGCTTTACTAGCATCCTCTTTATACCAGCCTAAAGTAGTATTATTATCATGGGTTCCTGTATAAACTACACAATTATCAGTTGTATATTGATCTGGAGTGATATTATTACCTTCTTCAGCATCAAAAGCAAATTGTAAAATCTCCATACCTGGAAAATCAAAAGTATCCTTTAATTCCTTTACATCTTTGGTTATCAAACCCAAATCTTCAACAATAATTGGTAATTCACCAAGTTCATCTTTGATAGTCTTAAATAACTCTATACCTGGTGCCTTCTCCCATTCACCATTAATAGCCGTCTTTTCACCATAAGGAACAGCCCAATAAGCTGCAAAGCCTCTAAAGTGATCTATTCTAACAATATCAGCCACCTCTAGTAATGCTTCAATTCTCTTAACCCACCATTGATAGTTACTCTCTCTTAACTTATCCCAATTATATAGTGGATTACCCCATAACTGTCCAGTCTCACTAAAGTAATCTGGTGGTACTCCTGCTACTTTAGTTGGCTTCATATCTTCATCAAAATAGAAGACTTCTGGATTAGCCCAAGCATCTGCACTATCCATTGCTACAAAGATAGGTATATCTCCAACTATTTGGATGTT
The genomic region above belongs to Orenia metallireducens and contains:
- the malQ gene encoding 4-alpha-glucanotransferase, whose protein sequence is MKFERMSGVFLHPTSLAGRYGIGSLGDEAYQFIDFLAGAGQKLWQICPLGPTGYGDSPYQCFSAFAGNPMLISLERLVEDGLLNEEDLEVDIEFDKDIVEYGKVIDFKMPLFKKAFGKFSSIGDKDDFRAFCEQNAEWLDDYALFRAVKSTFNERPWNEWDEDIKLREEAAVAKYKKELAEEIEFRSFIQYLFFKQWTDVREYANNKNIQIVGDIPIFVAMDSADAWANPEVFYFDEDMKPTKVAGVPPDYFSETGQLWGNPLYNWDKLRESNYQWWVKRIEALLEVADIVRIDHFRGFAAYWAVPYGEKTAINGEWEKAPGIELFKTIKDELGELPIIVEDLGLITKDVKELKDTFDFPGMEILQFAFDAEEGNNITPDQYTTDNCVVYTGTHDNNTTLGWYKEDASKADRKMLEDYLDKHLDYRHDSIVWDLIELAWSSRAVISLVTLQDVLELGSEARFNTPGVLGGNWDWKYRPEMLTEDRMLALKEMTERNNR